One Rubidibacter lacunae KORDI 51-2 genomic region harbors:
- a CDS encoding thermonuclease family protein, giving the protein MAQVEQDRSERTVAKIFLGDESVNAQLLPTGMDWHHERYSGNCPSALRLSRQSRRRDRKTSACLLRGTCRRGSGGGDSAIAWSPSPRGSRYCWWQ; this is encoded by the coding sequence ATCGCTCAGGTCGAGCAGGACCGATCCGAACGGACTGTCGCGAAGATTTTCCTTGGGGATGAATCGGTTAACGCTCAGTTGTTGCCCACCGGAATGGACTGGCACCACGAGCGCTATTCGGGAAACTGCCCCAGCGCGCTGAGATTGTCGAGGCAGAGTCGTAGGCGCGATCGCAAAACCTCGGCGTGTTTGCTGAGAGGGACTTGCCGCCGTGGGAGTGGCGGCGGCGATAGTGCGATCGCTTGGTCCCCTTCCCCCAGGGGTTCGCGCTACTGCTGGTGGCAGTAG